A region from the Nocardioides coralli genome encodes:
- a CDS encoding NAD-dependent epimerase/dehydratase family protein encodes MSAAGKVVLVTGVSRDLGRRHARALTSAPGIARVIGVDAVPPRGDIGDVSFVRADIRKPVIAKVIAKEDVDTVVHMSVIATPGSAGGRHTMKELNVLGTMQLLAAAQRAPGLRHLVVKSTSTVYGASSRDPAMFTEDMEPRRQPRSGYAKDAAEVEGYVRGFARRRPDVRVTLLRCANVIGPEVHSPITSYFRLPVIPTVLGFDPRMQFLHQDDLLAVLEHAVVTDIAGTYNVAGDGMLMLSQAIRRLQRPSVSLPSFAVGRLGSALRRARLADFSPEQLGLLTFGRGVDTTRMREELGFEPRHTTASAFADFARSVTPTADQAARLLDRATATVGATTMLDQTGAGRG; translated from the coding sequence ATGAGCGCCGCCGGCAAGGTCGTCCTGGTCACCGGGGTCTCCCGCGATCTCGGTCGCCGGCATGCGCGCGCCCTCACCTCCGCACCCGGCATCGCCCGGGTGATCGGTGTCGACGCCGTCCCCCCGCGGGGCGACATCGGTGACGTCTCCTTCGTCCGCGCCGACATCCGCAAGCCGGTGATCGCCAAGGTGATCGCCAAGGAGGACGTCGACACCGTCGTCCACATGAGCGTGATCGCCACCCCCGGCAGCGCCGGCGGCCGCCACACCATGAAGGAGCTCAACGTCCTCGGGACGATGCAGCTCCTCGCGGCGGCCCAACGGGCGCCCGGGCTCCGGCACCTCGTGGTCAAGTCGACCTCGACCGTCTACGGCGCGAGCAGCCGCGACCCCGCGATGTTCACCGAGGACATGGAGCCCCGCCGCCAGCCGCGGTCGGGCTACGCGAAGGACGCCGCCGAGGTCGAGGGCTACGTCCGCGGCTTCGCCCGCCGACGGCCGGACGTCCGGGTGACCCTGCTCCGGTGCGCCAACGTGATCGGGCCCGAGGTGCACAGCCCCATCACCTCCTACTTCCGGCTCCCGGTCATCCCGACCGTCCTCGGCTTCGATCCCCGGATGCAGTTCCTCCACCAGGACGACCTGCTCGCCGTCCTCGAGCACGCCGTGGTCACCGACATCGCCGGGACCTACAACGTCGCCGGCGACGGGATGCTGATGCTGTCCCAGGCGATCCGGCGGCTGCAGCGCCCCTCGGTGTCCCTGCCCTCCTTCGCCGTCGGCCGCCTCGGCTCGGCGCTCCGGCGGGCACGGCTCGCCGACTTCTCCCCCGAGCAGCTCGGACTGCTCACCTTCGGGCGCGGCGTCGACACCACGCGGATGCGGGAGGAGCTCGGCTTCGAGCCGCGCCACACGACCGCGTCGGCCTTCGCCGACTTCGCCCGCTCGGTCACCCCGACCGCCGACCAGGCCGCACGGCTGCTCGACCGTGCCACCGCAACCGTGGGTGCGACGACCATGCTCGACCAGACAGGAGCCGGCCGTGGGTGA
- a CDS encoding sugar phosphate isomerase/epimerase family protein, protein MTRIGLSTASVYPESSAHAFTWASRLGYDAVEVMVGIDALSQQVSAVRQLSDHHEIPISAVHAPCLLFTQRVWGLEPWGKLERSAEMAEAVGAEVVVVHPPFRWQREYAAGFVDGIAALEASTGIAFAVENMYPWRASSRRGMEMYAPGWDPSTEPYAHTAIDLSHAAIAASDPIEMAVRMGSRLTHVHLTDGTGSAKDEHLVPGRGVMRAAEFLTHVADSGFSGDVVVEINTRKATTREQRETDLRESLEFAREHFAVSA, encoded by the coding sequence GTGACGCGGATCGGACTGTCGACGGCCTCGGTCTACCCCGAGTCCTCTGCGCACGCCTTCACGTGGGCGAGCCGGCTCGGCTACGACGCCGTGGAGGTCATGGTCGGCATCGACGCGCTGAGCCAGCAGGTCTCGGCCGTGCGGCAGCTGTCGGACCACCACGAGATCCCCATCTCGGCGGTGCACGCGCCGTGCCTGCTGTTCACGCAGCGCGTCTGGGGGCTCGAGCCGTGGGGCAAGCTGGAGCGCTCGGCCGAGATGGCCGAGGCGGTCGGTGCCGAGGTCGTCGTCGTGCACCCGCCGTTCCGCTGGCAGCGCGAGTACGCCGCCGGCTTCGTCGACGGCATCGCGGCACTCGAGGCCTCGACCGGGATCGCCTTCGCCGTCGAGAACATGTATCCGTGGCGGGCCTCCTCCCGCCGGGGCATGGAGATGTACGCGCCGGGCTGGGACCCCTCCACCGAGCCCTACGCCCACACGGCGATCGACCTCTCCCACGCCGCCATCGCCGCCTCCGACCCGATCGAGATGGCCGTGCGGATGGGGTCGCGGCTGACGCACGTCCACCTGACCGACGGCACCGGGTCCGCCAAGGACGAGCACCTGGTGCCCGGTCGCGGGGTCATGAGGGCCGCCGAGTTCCTCACCCACGTCGCCGACTCCGGCTTCTCCGGTGACGTCGTCGTCGAGATCAACACCCGCAAGGCGACCACCCGCGAGCAGCGGGAGACCGACCTGCGCGAGTCCCTGGAGTTCGCGCGCGAGCACTTCGCGGTGAGCGCCTGA
- the proC gene encoding pyrroline-5-carboxylate reductase: MSQTAILGAGVMGETLLSGLVRAGRRVDRLLVGEKRPERARELEERYGVSVVSNVDATRKADTVAIVVKPQDMAGLLDEVASELRPGQLVVSLAAGITTAFIEARVPAGVAVVRVMPNTPALVDEGMAAIAPGSHCDDEHLAVAESLMASTGKVLRVPERQMDAVTAISGSGPAYIFYVVESMIEAGVHLGLPRATATELVVQTVVGSAHMLRETGSHPVVLREQVTSPAGTTAAALRELEVHKVRAAFLAAMEAARDRSRALAEGS; this comes from the coding sequence ATGAGCCAGACCGCCATCCTCGGCGCGGGCGTCATGGGGGAGACGCTGCTCTCGGGCCTGGTCCGGGCAGGCCGCCGGGTCGACCGGCTGCTGGTGGGGGAGAAGCGCCCCGAGCGCGCCCGGGAGCTGGAGGAGCGGTACGGCGTCTCCGTGGTCTCCAACGTCGACGCCACCCGCAAGGCCGACACCGTCGCGATCGTCGTGAAGCCGCAGGACATGGCGGGCCTGCTCGACGAGGTCGCCTCCGAGCTGCGCCCCGGCCAGCTGGTGGTCTCGCTGGCCGCCGGCATCACCACGGCGTTCATCGAGGCGAGGGTGCCCGCGGGGGTCGCCGTGGTGCGGGTCATGCCCAACACCCCCGCCCTCGTCGACGAGGGCATGGCGGCGATCGCCCCCGGCTCGCACTGCGACGACGAGCACCTCGCGGTCGCCGAGTCCCTGATGGCCTCCACCGGCAAGGTGCTGCGGGTGCCCGAGCGCCAGATGGACGCCGTCACCGCCATCTCCGGGTCCGGCCCGGCCTACATCTTCTACGTCGTGGAGTCGATGATCGAGGCCGGCGTCCACCTCGGGCTGCCCCGGGCGACGGCGACCGAGCTGGTCGTCCAGACCGTGGTGGGGTCGGCCCACATGCTGCGCGAGACCGGCTCCCACCCCGTCGTGCTCCGCGAGCAGGTCACCTCGCCGGCCGGCACGACCGCGGCGGCGCTCCGCGAGCTCGAGGTGCACAAGGTCCGCGCCGCCTTCCTCGCAGCGATGGAGGCCGCTCGCGACCGCTCCCGGGCGCTGGCGGAGGGCAGCTGA
- a CDS encoding class I SAM-dependent methyltransferase, whose product MASLASWSGRDVLDIGCGSGFHLPRFATVAARVTGVEPHPPLVALARRRTRRLDNVEVLAGQAEALPLPDRSVDVVHARWAYFFGPGCEPGLAELDRVVRRGGTAFVIDNDPTRSTFGGWFRRGFPAVDPTAVERFWSRRGWTRHPLDLRWEFDSRADLEAVVRIELPTAVAEEVLATYAGTSVDYAVNLWVRHW is encoded by the coding sequence ATGGCCTCCCTCGCGAGCTGGTCCGGCCGGGACGTCCTCGACATCGGCTGCGGCTCGGGGTTCCACCTGCCTCGCTTCGCGACGGTCGCGGCGCGGGTGACCGGGGTCGAGCCGCACCCGCCGCTGGTCGCCCTGGCCCGCCGACGCACCCGCCGGCTCGACAACGTGGAGGTGCTCGCGGGACAGGCGGAGGCACTGCCGCTGCCGGACCGCTCGGTCGACGTGGTCCACGCGCGCTGGGCCTACTTCTTCGGTCCCGGCTGCGAGCCGGGGCTCGCCGAGCTCGACCGGGTGGTGCGCCGGGGCGGCACGGCGTTCGTCATCGACAACGACCCGACCCGGTCCACCTTCGGCGGCTGGTTCCGCCGCGGCTTCCCCGCGGTGGACCCCACGGCCGTGGAGCGGTTCTGGTCGCGGCGCGGCTGGACCCGCCACCCCCTCGACCTCAGGTGGGAGTTCGACTCACGCGCCGACCTCGAGGCGGTGGTGCGGATCGAGCTGCCCACCGCCGTCGCCGAGGAGGTCCTCGCGACGTACGCCGGGACGTCGGTGGACTACGCCGTCAACCTCTGGGTCCGTCACTGGTGA
- a CDS encoding ABC transporter permease — MSPRVTLAVAGRVLAQIRHDHRTLAMLLLVPALLMTLLWWIFSEVPGGAFDRAGPGLLALFPFVIMFLVTSVTTLRERSGGTLERLLSMPMDKPDFLFGYALAFGLMAALQSVVAVVVSVTLLGLDLAGPVWLLTVVAVADAVLGTSLGLFVSAFARSEFQAVQFMPVFVVPQMLLCGLLVPRDTMPTVLEAISDVLPLSYAVDAMQTLTRTSETTEVWQDLGVVAGFVVVGLALGAATLRRRTP, encoded by the coding sequence ATGAGCCCCCGCGTGACGCTGGCGGTGGCCGGTCGGGTGCTGGCGCAGATCCGCCACGACCACCGCACCCTGGCGATGCTGCTGCTGGTGCCGGCCCTGCTGATGACGCTGCTGTGGTGGATCTTCTCGGAGGTGCCCGGTGGCGCCTTCGACCGTGCCGGACCGGGGCTGCTCGCGCTCTTCCCGTTCGTGATCATGTTCCTGGTCACCAGCGTGACCACCCTGCGCGAGCGCTCCGGCGGGACCCTCGAGCGGCTGCTGTCGATGCCGATGGACAAGCCGGACTTCCTCTTCGGCTACGCCCTGGCCTTCGGCCTCATGGCAGCGCTGCAGTCGGTGGTCGCGGTGGTCGTGTCGGTCACGCTGCTCGGCCTCGACCTGGCGGGCCCGGTCTGGCTGCTCACCGTCGTGGCGGTCGCCGACGCGGTGCTCGGCACCTCCCTCGGCCTGTTCGTCAGCGCCTTCGCCCGCAGCGAGTTCCAGGCCGTCCAGTTCATGCCGGTCTTCGTGGTGCCCCAGATGCTGTTGTGCGGGCTCCTGGTCCCCCGCGACACGATGCCGACGGTCCTCGAGGCGATCAGCGACGTGCTGCCGCTGTCCTACGCGGTCGACGCCATGCAGACGCTGACCCGTACCAGCGAGACGACCGAGGTCTGGCAGGACCTCGGCGTGGTGGCCGGGTTCGTCGTCGTCGGGCTGGCCCTCGGCGCGGCCACCCTGCGCCGGCGTACGCCGTGA
- a CDS encoding 30S ribosomal protein bS22: MGSVIKKRRKRMAKKKHRKLLKKTRVQRRKLGK, translated from the coding sequence GTGGGTTCTGTCATCAAGAAGCGGCGCAAGCGCATGGCGAAGAAGAAGCACCGCAAGCTGCTGAAGAAGACCCGGGTCCAGCGCCGCAAGCTCGGCAAGTAG
- a CDS encoding TetR family transcriptional regulator, producing MAGARRGRRPGAPDTRAAILAAARSQFASHGVAGATIRGIAGEAGVDAALVHHYFGSKDDLFMAAMELPVDPRQVLAPVIAAGPEGAAERFLRALLEAWDDPDLQPTLVGFVRGVLEPGGARLLAEGFLPVVIEPVGRALGLDRPEHRMPLVASQVIGIVMLRYVLRVEPLASMPRERLVATYAPTVQRYLTGPLP from the coding sequence ATGGCCGGAGCGCGTCGCGGCCGCCGGCCCGGTGCCCCGGACACCCGGGCAGCGATCCTCGCGGCCGCGCGGTCGCAGTTCGCCAGCCACGGGGTCGCCGGCGCGACGATCCGGGGCATCGCCGGTGAGGCGGGTGTCGACGCCGCCCTGGTCCACCACTACTTCGGCAGCAAGGACGACCTGTTCATGGCGGCGATGGAGTTGCCCGTCGACCCGCGGCAGGTGCTCGCCCCGGTGATCGCCGCCGGGCCCGAGGGTGCCGCCGAGCGCTTCCTGCGTGCCCTCCTGGAGGCCTGGGACGACCCCGACCTGCAGCCCACGCTGGTGGGGTTCGTGCGGGGGGTGCTCGAGCCCGGCGGGGCCCGCCTCCTGGCGGAGGGCTTCCTGCCCGTGGTCATCGAGCCGGTCGGACGCGCCCTCGGGCTCGACCGCCCCGAGCACCGGATGCCGTTGGTGGCCAGCCAGGTCATCGGCATCGTGATGCTCCGCTACGTGCTGCGGGTCGAGCCGCTGGCCTCGATGCCCCGGGAGCGGCTGGTGGCGACGTACGCCCCCACCGTGCAGCGCTACCTGACCGGACCCTTGCCCTGA
- a CDS encoding ABC transporter ATP-binding protein: protein MMKNAVEVGGLRVVRGRRRVLDGLDVSIGGGVTGLLGPSGCGKTTLMRCLVGVQVVESGSVQVFDQPAGSAPLRDRVGYHTQAASVYDDLTVAGNLTFFARVRGLGRDAVERAVAAVELDDHADQLVGDLSGGQRSRASLAVALLGDPDLLVLDEPTVGLDPVLRRQLWGLFHTLADAGSAVFVSSHVMDEAERCDRLLLMREGAIIADGSPEEIRSRTGSPDIEHAFLAIVGGEAA, encoded by the coding sequence ATGATGAAAAACGCGGTGGAGGTCGGCGGGCTCCGGGTGGTGCGCGGACGGCGGCGGGTCCTCGACGGGCTCGACGTCAGCATCGGTGGTGGGGTCACCGGACTGCTCGGGCCGAGCGGGTGCGGCAAGACCACCCTGATGCGGTGCCTGGTCGGGGTGCAGGTGGTCGAGTCCGGCAGCGTGCAGGTCTTCGACCAGCCGGCCGGCAGCGCCCCGCTGCGCGACCGGGTCGGCTACCACACCCAGGCGGCGAGCGTGTACGACGACCTCACCGTCGCCGGCAACCTCACCTTCTTCGCGCGGGTGCGCGGGCTCGGCCGCGACGCCGTCGAGCGGGCGGTCGCGGCGGTGGAGCTCGACGACCACGCCGACCAGCTCGTCGGCGACCTGAGCGGTGGCCAGCGCTCGCGCGCCAGCCTGGCGGTGGCGCTGCTCGGCGACCCCGACCTGCTGGTCCTCGACGAGCCCACCGTCGGCCTCGACCCGGTGCTGCGCCGCCAGCTCTGGGGCCTCTTCCACACCCTGGCCGATGCCGGGTCGGCGGTCTTCGTCTCCAGCCACGTGATGGACGAGGCCGAGCGGTGCGACCGCCTGCTCCTCATGCGGGAGGGGGCGATCATCGCCGACGGCAGCCCCGAGGAGATCCGGTCACGCACCGGCTCGCCCGACATCGAGCACGCCTTCCTCGCGATCGTGGGAGGTGAGGCGGCATGA
- a CDS encoding proline dehydrogenase family protein, whose translation MPLLRQPLLLLARSQQVKKLVSTMPVSSGIVNSYVPGETTDAAVDATAGLVESGLTVTLDYLGEDTLDLEQADATVAAYVDVLKELSGRGLAGRAEVSVKLSAVGQALPDNGEKVALENARTICRAARNAGTTVTLDMEDHTTTDSTLRILRELRKDFPETGAVLQAALHRTEADCRALAHEGSRVRLCKGAYLEPEAVAFQDRIDIDKSYVRCLKVLLGGQGYPMIATHDPRMVDIASSLASRYGREKGTYEFQMLYGIRPTEQQRLADAGETVRVYIPYGTEWYGYLMRRLAEKPSNLSFFLRSLVSKS comes from the coding sequence ATGCCCCTGCTCCGCCAGCCGCTGCTGCTCCTCGCGCGCAGCCAGCAGGTGAAGAAGCTCGTCAGCACCATGCCCGTGTCCTCGGGGATCGTGAACAGCTACGTCCCCGGTGAGACGACCGACGCCGCCGTCGACGCCACCGCGGGCCTGGTCGAGTCCGGCCTCACCGTCACCCTGGACTACCTCGGCGAGGACACCCTCGACCTCGAGCAGGCCGACGCCACGGTCGCGGCGTACGTCGACGTGCTCAAGGAGCTCTCGGGGCGCGGGCTGGCGGGTCGGGCCGAAGTCTCGGTGAAGCTGTCGGCGGTCGGCCAGGCGCTGCCCGACAACGGCGAGAAGGTGGCGCTCGAGAACGCCCGCACCATCTGCCGCGCCGCCCGCAATGCCGGCACGACGGTGACCCTCGACATGGAGGACCACACCACCACCGACTCCACGCTGCGGATCCTGCGCGAGCTGCGCAAGGACTTCCCCGAGACCGGCGCGGTGCTGCAGGCCGCCCTCCACCGCACCGAGGCCGACTGCCGCGCGCTGGCCCACGAGGGCTCGCGCGTCCGGCTGTGCAAGGGCGCCTACCTCGAGCCCGAGGCGGTCGCCTTCCAGGACCGGATCGACATCGACAAGTCCTACGTCCGCTGCCTCAAGGTGCTGCTGGGCGGCCAGGGCTACCCCATGATCGCCACCCACGACCCGCGCATGGTCGACATCGCCTCCTCGCTGGCCAGCCGCTACGGCCGCGAGAAGGGCACCTACGAGTTCCAGATGCTCTACGGGATCCGGCCGACCGAGCAGCAGCGTCTCGCCGACGCCGGCGAGACCGTGCGGGTCTACATCCCCTACGGCACCGAGTGGTACGGCTACCTCATGAGACGCCTCGCGGAGAAGCCGTCCAACCTGTCATTCTTCCTGCGATCGCTGGTCTCGAAGAGCTGA
- a CDS encoding VOC family protein, which translates to MLTMRGMRLDHLSFAAGPDGLASTAQRIGGLLGTEFKDGGVHPRFGTRNMVLPLADRTYLEVVEVLDHPASDKAPFGQAVRARSQLGGGWLGWVVSVDDIAAVETRLGRESANGNRHRPDGTELRWKQIGVNGLIADPQLPFFVQWDSPADLHPSTGADPAYSLACLEIAGDPQRVSEWLGETVEAPLEDVKVEWVAPNGTPGIIAAQVQTPHGLVRI; encoded by the coding sequence ATGCTGACAATGAGAGGCATGCGCTTGGACCATCTCTCATTTGCAGCGGGACCTGATGGCCTTGCCAGCACTGCCCAGCGAATCGGGGGACTGCTCGGCACGGAGTTCAAGGACGGGGGCGTCCATCCGCGGTTCGGGACGCGGAACATGGTGCTCCCCCTCGCTGACCGCACCTACCTCGAGGTCGTCGAGGTCCTCGACCACCCGGCCTCCGACAAGGCGCCCTTCGGGCAGGCCGTGCGCGCCCGCTCGCAGCTCGGCGGCGGCTGGCTCGGCTGGGTCGTCTCCGTCGACGACATCGCGGCCGTCGAGACCCGGCTCGGACGCGAGTCCGCCAACGGCAACCGCCACCGGCCCGACGGGACCGAGCTGCGGTGGAAGCAGATCGGCGTCAACGGTCTGATCGCCGACCCGCAGCTGCCGTTCTTCGTCCAGTGGGACAGCCCGGCCGACCTGCACCCGAGCACGGGCGCCGACCCTGCGTACTCCCTCGCGTGCCTGGAGATCGCCGGCGACCCCCAGCGGGTCTCGGAGTGGCTCGGGGAGACCGTCGAGGCGCCCCTGGAGGACGTCAAGGTCGAGTGGGTCGCCCCGAACGGCACCCCCGGCATCATCGCCGCCCAGGTCCAGACGCCGCACGGGCTCGTCCGGATCTGA
- a CDS encoding helix-turn-helix domain-containing protein, with amino-acid sequence MANTPGDYTDPKFLTVAEVAAMMRVSKMTVYRLVHSGELPAVRVGRSFRVTEEDVDEYLRKSFYSAG; translated from the coding sequence ATGGCGAACACCCCTGGGGACTACACGGACCCGAAGTTCCTGACGGTGGCTGAGGTCGCCGCGATGATGCGCGTCTCGAAGATGACCGTCTACCGCCTCGTGCACTCCGGCGAGCTGCCGGCGGTCCGGGTCGGGCGGTCCTTCCGCGTGACCGAGGAGGACGTCGACGAGTACCTCCGCAAGAGCTTCTACAGCGCCGGCTGA
- a CDS encoding lysophospholipid acyltransferase family protein — MGDAEIIPIGTRGRPGRGSGTARPSSAARDLAPASHRRTPGKPRAAEPAPTEPDPTPNDAAAEQPAEPVAAPGAGPGPTTTRERAPLSGISPGEWLAGFQQAAVELFGDDWEHELARFLAFLRRRVTGDYTVDEYGFDREITERFFMTALRPIAEKWFRIEVTGLENLPTEGGALVVSNHSGTVPVDALMTMVTVHDQTGRHLRMLGADLVFQMPFVSTMARKGGATLACTEDAERMLGGGELVGVWPEGFKGIGKPYSERYKLQRFGRGGFVSAAIRTGVPIVPLSVVGAEEIYPLVGNVPSLARLLGVPYIPITPFFPWLGPLGMVPLPSKWLMEFGEPIRTDDYEPGSADDPMLVFDVTDQVRETIQQTLYSLLLQRDTVFRGGRGED, encoded by the coding sequence GTGGGTGACGCCGAGATCATCCCGATCGGGACCCGGGGCCGACCCGGACGCGGCAGCGGGACCGCTCGTCCCTCGTCGGCGGCCCGCGACCTCGCCCCCGCCTCCCACCGGCGTACGCCGGGGAAGCCTCGCGCGGCGGAGCCGGCCCCGACCGAGCCGGACCCCACGCCGAACGACGCCGCAGCAGAGCAGCCGGCCGAGCCGGTTGCCGCACCCGGCGCCGGCCCGGGCCCCACGACCACGCGCGAGCGGGCCCCGCTCTCCGGGATCTCGCCGGGCGAGTGGCTGGCGGGCTTCCAGCAGGCGGCCGTCGAGCTCTTCGGCGACGACTGGGAACACGAGCTGGCACGCTTCCTGGCCTTCCTGCGGCGCCGGGTGACCGGCGACTACACCGTCGACGAGTACGGCTTCGACCGCGAGATCACCGAGCGGTTCTTCATGACCGCGCTTCGCCCCATCGCCGAGAAGTGGTTCCGCATCGAGGTGACCGGCCTGGAGAACCTGCCGACCGAGGGCGGCGCCCTCGTGGTCTCCAACCACTCCGGCACCGTCCCGGTCGACGCGCTGATGACGATGGTGACCGTCCACGACCAGACCGGGCGCCACCTGAGGATGCTCGGGGCCGACCTCGTCTTCCAGATGCCCTTCGTCAGCACGATGGCCCGCAAGGGCGGAGCCACCCTCGCCTGCACCGAGGATGCCGAGCGGATGCTCGGCGGGGGCGAGCTCGTCGGGGTCTGGCCCGAGGGGTTCAAGGGCATCGGCAAGCCCTACAGCGAGCGCTACAAGCTGCAGCGCTTCGGTCGGGGCGGCTTCGTGTCCGCCGCGATCCGCACCGGGGTGCCGATCGTGCCGCTCTCGGTGGTGGGCGCCGAGGAGATCTACCCGCTCGTCGGCAACGTCCCGTCACTCGCGCGTCTGCTCGGCGTCCCCTACATCCCGATCACGCCGTTCTTCCCCTGGCTGGGACCGCTGGGCATGGTGCCGCTGCCGTCGAAGTGGCTCATGGAGTTCGGCGAGCCGATCCGCACCGACGACTACGAGCCCGGCTCGGCCGACGACCCGATGCTGGTCTTCGACGTGACGGACCAGGTGCGCGAGACCATCCAGCAGACGCTCTACTCGCTGCTGCTCCAGCGCGACACGGTGTTCCGCGGCGGGCGCGGGGAGGACTGA
- a CDS encoding Ppx/GppA phosphatase family protein: MRLGVLDIGSNTGHLLVVDAHDGAAPLPAYSYKEPLRLAEHLDEDGAISDEGVDALAQFTGQAQRVAEDKGCEEMLAFATSAVRDAVNSHELLDEVSTRTGQVITVLPGEDEARLTFLAVRRWFGWSSGRLAVFDIGGGSLEIAAGTAEAPDVAWSLPLGAARLARDHLSGDRDEDTIRALRKKIRAEIAHDAGNLLRSGRPDHAVATSKTFRSLARICGAAPAGEGMLVPRMLPLEEMNDWIPKLAAMSEKELRDLPGVSPSRTHQILPGALVAVAVMEIFDLPELEICPWALREGVILERIDAISRATNGR, from the coding sequence ATGCGTCTGGGCGTGCTCGACATCGGGTCCAACACCGGCCACCTCCTGGTGGTCGACGCCCACGACGGTGCGGCACCGCTGCCGGCCTACTCCTACAAGGAGCCGCTGCGCCTCGCCGAGCACCTCGACGAGGACGGTGCCATCAGCGACGAGGGCGTCGACGCCCTGGCCCAGTTCACGGGTCAGGCGCAGCGGGTGGCCGAGGACAAGGGCTGCGAGGAGATGCTGGCCTTCGCGACCTCGGCCGTGCGCGACGCCGTCAACAGCCACGAGCTGCTCGACGAGGTGAGCACCCGGACCGGCCAGGTCATCACGGTGCTGCCGGGCGAGGACGAGGCCCGGCTGACCTTCCTCGCCGTACGCCGGTGGTTCGGCTGGTCCTCGGGCCGGCTGGCGGTGTTCGACATCGGTGGTGGGTCCCTGGAGATCGCGGCCGGCACGGCCGAGGCACCGGACGTCGCCTGGTCGCTGCCGCTCGGGGCGGCGCGGCTCGCCCGCGACCACCTCTCCGGCGATCGCGACGAGGACACGATCCGCGCCCTGCGCAAGAAGATCCGCGCCGAGATCGCCCACGACGCCGGCAACCTGCTGCGTTCGGGGCGGCCGGACCACGCGGTGGCGACGTCGAAGACCTTCCGCTCCCTCGCCCGGATCTGCGGGGCGGCGCCGGCGGGCGAGGGAATGCTGGTGCCGCGGATGCTGCCGCTGGAGGAGATGAACGACTGGATCCCCAAGCTGGCGGCGATGTCGGAGAAGGAGCTGCGGGACCTCCCGGGCGTCTCGCCGAGCCGGACCCACCAGATCCTCCCGGGTGCCCTGGTCGCGGTCGCCGTCATGGAGATCTTCGACCTGCCGGAGCTCGAGATCTGCCCGTGGGCGCTGCGGGAGGGCGTCATCCTCGAGCGCATCGACGCGATCAGCCGGGCCACGAACGGCCGCTGA
- a CDS encoding acetoin utilization protein AcuC produces the protein MVECSGPATVVFDPSLTEYDFGPTHPMSPLRVDLTMRLAAALGVTGDRLRLVEAPFATEEELLTVHEPRLVEAVVRAGTTADYTDEFGLGSDDNPVFRDMHVAAAHVVGASVEAAEQVWSGRSLHSANITGGLHHGMPGRVSGFCVYNDVAVAIRRLLDSGAKRVAYVDVDVHHGDGVEHIFWNDPRVLTVSLHETGQMLFPGTGFAHDIGGPDAEGTAVNVALPPGTSDGGWLRAFHAVVPPVLRAFEPDVLVTQHGCDSHIDDPLAHLMLTVDGQRAAYEALHELAHEVCGGRWVATGGGGYAVVDVVPRAWTHLLAIVSGRPLPPDTDTPEEWREHVRTRLGRTPPFRLTDGRTPAWRDWSEGYDPDSWLDRAINATRTETFPRLGIDPLP, from the coding sequence ATGGTGGAGTGCTCCGGTCCGGCGACGGTCGTCTTCGACCCGAGCCTCACCGAGTACGACTTCGGTCCCACCCACCCGATGTCACCGCTGCGCGTCGACCTCACCATGCGGCTGGCCGCCGCGCTCGGCGTCACCGGCGACCGGCTGCGGCTGGTCGAGGCCCCCTTCGCGACGGAGGAGGAGCTCCTCACGGTCCACGAGCCGCGGCTGGTCGAGGCGGTGGTTCGGGCGGGCACGACCGCCGACTACACCGACGAGTTCGGGCTCGGCAGCGACGACAACCCCGTCTTCCGGGACATGCACGTCGCCGCTGCCCACGTCGTCGGCGCCAGTGTCGAGGCCGCCGAGCAGGTGTGGAGCGGGCGCAGCCTCCACAGCGCCAACATCACCGGTGGCCTCCACCACGGCATGCCGGGGCGGGTGAGCGGCTTCTGCGTCTACAACGACGTGGCGGTGGCGATCCGCCGGTTGCTCGACAGCGGAGCGAAACGGGTCGCCTACGTCGACGTCGACGTGCACCACGGTGACGGCGTGGAGCACATCTTCTGGAACGACCCGCGGGTGCTCACCGTCTCCCTCCACGAGACGGGGCAGATGCTCTTCCCGGGCACCGGCTTCGCGCACGACATCGGCGGGCCGGACGCCGAGGGCACCGCGGTCAACGTGGCGCTCCCGCCCGGCACCTCGGACGGCGGCTGGCTACGGGCCTTCCACGCGGTGGTGCCGCCGGTGCTGCGCGCCTTCGAGCCCGACGTGCTCGTGACCCAGCACGGCTGCGACTCCCACATCGACGACCCGCTGGCCCACCTCATGCTCACCGTCGACGGTCAGCGCGCCGCCTACGAGGCTCTCCACGAGCTGGCGCACGAGGTCTGCGGGGGCCGCTGGGTCGCGACGGGCGGCGGCGGCTACGCCGTCGTCGACGTCGTGCCCCGCGCCTGGACCCATCTGCTCGCGATCGTCTCGGGACGGCCGCTGCCGCCCGACACCGACACCCCCGAGGAGTGGCGCGAGCACGTGCGGACCCGGCTGGGCCGCACGCCCCCGTTCCGGCTGACCGACGGCCGCACCCCGGCCTGGCGGGACTGGTCGGAGGGCTACGACCCCGACTCCTGGCTCGACCGCGCCATCAACGCCACCCGCACCGAGACCTTTCCCCGACTCGGGATCGACCCCTTGCCCTGA